In Erigeron canadensis isolate Cc75 chromosome 1, C_canadensis_v1, whole genome shotgun sequence, a single window of DNA contains:
- the LOC122585115 gene encoding heavy metal-associated isoprenylated plant protein 31-like, whose translation MSMVEVRVPNLDCHGCASKLKRALFKLKGVEEIEIEMEMQKVVVKGYGLEERKVLKAIKRAGKAAEPWPYPGYSSHFASFYKYPTHIANQYYYDRNEATGHNLHAFFNTPSVYSLAIASDEAVASLFSDDNPHACAIM comes from the exons ATGTCT ATGGTGGAAGTGAGAGTTCCAAACTTGGATTGTCATGGATGTGCTTCAAAGCTCAAGAGAGCTCTTTTCAAGCTTAAAG GAGTGGAAGAAATAGAAATAGAGATGGAGATGCAAAAGGTAGTGGTAAAAGGCTACGGCTTGGAAGAAAGGAAGGTTTTGAAAGCCATCAAGCGAGCCGGGAAAGCAGCCGAGCCGTGGCCATATCCGGGTTACTCCTCCCATTTTGCTTCATTTTACAAGTACCCGACCCATATCGCCAATCAATACTATTACGACAGGAATGAAGCTACAGGACACAACTTGCACGCCTTCTTTAACACCCCTTCGGTTTATTCACTCGCTATTGCCTCTGATGAAGCCGTCGCGTCACTGTTTAGTGACGACAACCCTCATGCGTGTGCCATCATGTGA
- the LOC122588144 gene encoding low-temperature-induced 65 kDa protein-like, producing the protein MEEQLHRHTAGTNVQEEDHEKKSMMKKVKEKVDKMKDTIKHGGHGSHDQHKDEAHTINNSAVVRSGLVQPTVMGTPVLAEDLYAQPAAMGTPVLAEDLYAPPHSDIVDPPMRSFSQWEEEERHGDPPPLSTGAYGTHPENLSQFGRHSYHPVDASRQQLDSSVEQRIGIDKEPYYPTGTAPITGYATHFKETGAVTDPYDLTADPTTGYATRFETPNPRPQLQSIDVYMTHPAGDHAYKQDVATEQSGTVMEEDPSGPNPTMRASPGNYQTKVTDPTNTGGKESTGITDVLHSFDKMKIFEEPRPKSTKADQGETEVFTGSHDQFSPELVKAHRPLDTIPSDPSNPNSSYTQKITSATSAIGQKAAAVKDSIISKFSSSDEDKADIANEPQKAKTKPSTATDYAHVVADTLSGTLGPVYEKVADAGTSVMSKIQGSGQDESLTSPSGTSKGATVKEYLVDAFKPGDDDKVLSEKITSVFNRGRMNAPQETTTTKTTTYVIKDEGERRLQDSGN; encoded by the exons ATGGAAGAGCAATTACACCGCCATACCGCTGGTACTAACGTTCAAGAAGAAGACCATGAGAAGAAATCTATGATGAAGAAGGTGAAAGAAAAGGTCGACAAAATGAAAGATACAATTAAACATGGTGGTCACGGAAGTCATGATCAGCATAAGGATGAAGCacatacaa TCAACAATTCCGCGGTTGTCAGGAGTGGTTTAGTACAACCAACAGTTATGGGAACTCCAGTGTTAGCAGAGGATCTTTACGCACAACCCGCAGCCATGGGAACTCCGGTGTTAGCAGAGGATCTTTACGCGCCTCCTCATTCAGATATAGTAGACCCACCAATGAGATCGTTTTCGCAATGGGAGGAAGAGGAAAGACACGGTGATCCACCACCACTCTCTACTGGAGCCTACGGAACTCATCCGGAAAATCTATCCCAGTTTGGCCGTCATTCATATCATCCGGTTGATGCAAGTAGACAACAATTGGACAGTAGTGTTGAACAGAGAATAGGCATTGACAAGGAACCTTACTACCCGACGGGCACAGCTCCTATAACTGGTTACGCTACTCATTTCAAAGAAACTGGTGCGGTCACCGATCCTTATGACCTAACCGCGGATCCCACGACCGGTTATGCTACTCGTTTTGAAACGCCAAACCCCCGGCCACAGCTGCAGTCTATCGATGTTTACATGACTCATCCTGCAGGGGATCATGCCTATAAGCAGGATGTAGCTACAGAACAATCTGGAACAGTCATGGAGGAGGATCCTAGTGGTCCTAATCCAACAATGAGGGCTTCTCCGGGTAACTATCAGACTAAAGTCACTGATCCAACAAATACAG GTGGGAAGGAATCCACGGGTATCACGGACGTACTGCACTCGTTCgacaaaatgaaaatctttGAAGAACCTCGGCCCAAATCTACAAAAGCAGATCAAGGCGAAACTGAAGTGTTCACAGGATCCCATGATCAGTTTTCACCAGAACTGGTTAAGGCTCATCGACCTTTAGACACTATTCCTTCGGACCCGTCTAACCCGAACAGTAGCTACACTCAAAAGATAACATCGGCCACATCAGCAATCGGTCAAAAGGCTGCTGCAGTGAAAGACTCCATCATCTCAAAGTTTAGTTCCTCGGATGAAGACAAAGCCGATATAGCCAATGAGCCTCAAAAGGCAAAAACGAAGCCGTCTACTGCTACGGATTACGCACATGTAGTGGCAGATACGTTGTCAGGGACTTTGGGTCCGGTTTATGAGAAAGTGGCGGATGCAGGAACCTCAGTGATGTCGAAAATACAAGGTTCGGGTCAAGATGAATCCCTCACTAGTCCATCAGGGACGAGTAAAGGAGCTACAGTGAAGGAATATTTAGTGGATGCGTTTAAGCCGGGGGACGACGACAAAGTTCTTTCAGAGAAGATAACAAGTGTGTTTAATCGCGGAAGGATGAATGCACCACAAGAGACTACCACTACCAAAACTACTACCTACG TGATCAAAGATGAAGGAGAAAGGAGGCTACAAGATTCTGGCAACTGA
- the LOC122584937 gene encoding remorin-like has translation MAAEEPKIVEAQPECVAEPPPPAAVETKPPVTEEKSDDTKVVPAVEKSAETCEEKPAEGSAHRDAQLARVATEKKDALIKAWEESERSKVENRAQKQLAAIAAWENSKKAELEAQLKKIEEKLEKKKANYTEKMKNKIAHLHKTAEEKRAITEAKRGEGLLKAEEFYAKCRATGTTPKKLMRWFSS, from the exons ATGGCTGCAGAGGAACCCAAGATAGTTGAGGCTCAACCCGAGTGCGTGGCAGAGCCGCCACCACCCGCCGCGGTAGAAACCAAACCTCCTGTCACCGAAGAAAAGTCGGACGACACCAAAGTGGTTCCCGCCGTTGAAA aatCAGCAGAGACTTGTGAGGAGAAACCTGCAGAGGGTTCTGCACATAGAG ATGCTCAACTTGCTCGAGTAGCAACAGAGAAGAAAGATGCACTCATCAAAGCATGGGAAGAAAGTGAGAGGTCCAAAGTTGAGAACAG GGCTCAGAAACAGCTAGCTGCCATTGCAGCATGGGAGAACAGCAAGAAAGCAGAACTAGAAGCTCAACTCAAAAAGATTGAG GAGAAACTGGAAAAGAAAAAGGCTAACTACACCGAGAAAATGAAGAACAAAATAGCTCACCTACATAAAACAGCAGAAGAGAAAAGGGCAATTACGGAAGCAAAACGCGGAGAAGGTCTTTTGAAAGCAGAAGAGTTCTACGCTAAGTGTCGTGCTACTGGAACCACCCCAAAGAAACTAATGAGATGGTTTTCAAGCTAG
- the LOC122584936 gene encoding transcription factor MYB17-like, which produces MRKKGGRKGEKMGRMPCCDKGEVKKGPWSLEEDKLLVDYITKNGIVTWRSLPKLAGLRRCGKSCRLRWTNYLRPDIKRGPLSSEEEQTVFQLHSLLGNKWASIASRLPGRTDNEIKNYWNSHLRKRIPKKVPNVQANSASESVETKSKSPSTNHAAEWESARVEADARMSMDPIILSDPTAFTDCDYFLPAWNSEPGESFQESKDFNQVACAVKVESDSVVTMQAEPTFTVSSTGASADQICKIEAEETTNTGSYSPDSYKQEKSSDITLDLLLDFPNDGEYLQYLQGDLNDN; this is translated from the exons ATGAGAAAGAAGGGAGGGAGAAAAGGGGAGAAAATGGGGAGGATGCCGTGTTGCGATAAGGGGGAGGTGAAAAAAGGTCCTTGGAGTCTGGAAGAAGATAAATTGCTTGTTGACTACATTACGAAGAACGGCATTGTTACTTGGCGTTCTCTTCCTAAACTTGCAG GTCTCCGACGATGTGGAAAAAGTTGTCGGCTTCGGTGGACAAACTATCTTCGTCCTGATATCAAACGAGGTCCCTTAAGTTCTGAAGAAGAACAAACGGTCTTCCAGCTCCACAGCCTGCTCGGTAACAA GTGGGCATCCATAGCATCACGGCTGCCAGGAAGAACAGATAACGAGATAAAGAACTACTGGAATTCTCATCTAAGAAAACGTATCCCCAAGAAAGTTCCAAATGTACAAGCCAACTCTGCTTCTGAGTCAGTTGAAACAAAATCCAAGTCACCGTCGACTAACCACGCAGCAGAATGGGAGAGTGCCAGGGTGGAGGCCGATGCTAGGATGTCAATGGATCCAATCATTCTCAGCGATCCAACTGCATTTACTGATTGTGACTATTTCCTTCCTGCATGGAACTCTGAACCTGGTGAATCATTTCAAGAATCAAAAGATTTCAATCAGGTGGCATGTGCTGTAAAAGTTGAATCAGATTCTGTGGTCACGATGCAAGCAGAACCCACATTCACTGTGAGCTCGACTGGTGCATCCGCTGATCAAATATGCAAGATCGAGGCTGAAGAGACTACAAACACTGGCTCATACTCTCCAGATTCATACAAACAAGAGAAATCATCAGATATAACATTGGATCTGCTGCTTGATTTTCCCAATGATGGTGAGTATCTACAATATCTACAAGGTGACCTGAATGATAATTAA